A single region of the Sciurus carolinensis chromosome 16, mSciCar1.2, whole genome shotgun sequence genome encodes:
- the Plaur gene encoding urokinase plasminogen activator surface receptor isoform X2, translating into MRSGNPKASWGLRCLHCDSSGCHQVEECALGQDLCRTTVLHIWGSEEELEVVERGCAHSEKTNRTMSYRAGSQIISLTETVCGSNLCNQPKSGRARTFPYGRFLECVSCTSSDMSCERGREQSLQCRYPGEQCIEVVTHDLEGNTKDEQHSRGCGYLPGCPGPTGFHNNHTFHFLKCCNTTKCNRGPVLELQNLPPNGIQCYSCEGNSTHGCSSTETSLIDCHGPMNHCLEATGTNGLESQSYTVRGCATASWCQGSHVADAFSLTHLNVSCCSNSGCNHPVQDGQYRSGGAPHQPGPAHLSLTITLLVTMRLWGGVLLWT; encoded by the exons ATGCGCTCAGGAAATCCTAAAG cctcctgggGCCTGCGGTGCCTGCACTGTGACAGCAGCGGGTGCCACCAGGTGGAAGAGTGTGCCCTTGGCCAAGACCTCTGCAGAACCACAGTCCTGCACATATGGGGAAG TGAAGAAGAGTTGGAGGTGGTGGAGAGAGGCTGTGCCCACTCAGAGAAAACCAATAGGACCATGAGCTACCGTGCCGGCTCGCAGATCATCAGCCTTACGGAGACCGTGTGTGGATCCAACCTGTGCAACCAGCCCAAATCTG GCCGGGCGCGCACCTTTCCCTATGGCCGTTTCCTTGAGTGTGTCTCCTGCACCTCATCAGACATGAGCTGTGAGAGGGGCCGGGAGCAGAGCCTGCAATGCCGCTACCCTGGAGAACAGTGTATTGAGGTGGTGACCCACGACCTGGAAG GAAACACAAAGGATGAGCAACACTCCCGGGGCTGTGGCTACCTTCCTGGCTGCCCAGGCCCCACTGGCTTCCACAACAACCACACTTTCCACTTCCTGAAGTGCTGTAACACCACCAAATGCAACAGGGGCCCAG TCCTGGAGCTTCAAAACCTGCCACCAAATGGCATCCAGTGTTATAGCTGTGAGGGCAACAGCACCCACGGATGTTCCTCCACAGAGACTTCCCTTATCGACTGCCATGGTCCCATGAATCACTGTCTAGAAGCCACGGGCACTAATG GGCTGGAGAGTCAGAGCTACACCGTAAGAGGCTGTGCGACTGCCTCCTGGTGCCAGGGCTCCCACGTGGCGGACGCCTTCAGCCTGACCCATCTCAATGTCTCCTGCTGTTCCAACAGTGGCTGTAACCACCCAGTCCAAGATGGCCAGTACCGCAGTGGTGGTGCCCCCCAccagcctggccctgcccaccTCAGCCTTACCATCACTCTGCTGGTGACCATGAGGCTATGGGGAGGTGTTCTTCTCTGGACCTGA
- the Plaur gene encoding urokinase plasminogen activator surface receptor isoform X1: MGHPLLPPPTLPLLLLLLLQTCIPASWGLRCLHCDSSGCHQVEECALGQDLCRTTVLHIWGSEEELEVVERGCAHSEKTNRTMSYRAGSQIISLTETVCGSNLCNQPKSGRARTFPYGRFLECVSCTSSDMSCERGREQSLQCRYPGEQCIEVVTHDLEGNTKDEQHSRGCGYLPGCPGPTGFHNNHTFHFLKCCNTTKCNRGPVLELQNLPPNGIQCYSCEGNSTHGCSSTETSLIDCHGPMNHCLEATGTNGLESQSYTVRGCATASWCQGSHVADAFSLTHLNVSCCSNSGCNHPVQDGQYRSGGAPHQPGPAHLSLTITLLVTMRLWGGVLLWT, from the exons ATGGGCCACCCGTTGCTGCCGCCACCTacgctgccgctgctgctgctgctgctgcttcagaCCTGCATTCCAG cctcctgggGCCTGCGGTGCCTGCACTGTGACAGCAGCGGGTGCCACCAGGTGGAAGAGTGTGCCCTTGGCCAAGACCTCTGCAGAACCACAGTCCTGCACATATGGGGAAG TGAAGAAGAGTTGGAGGTGGTGGAGAGAGGCTGTGCCCACTCAGAGAAAACCAATAGGACCATGAGCTACCGTGCCGGCTCGCAGATCATCAGCCTTACGGAGACCGTGTGTGGATCCAACCTGTGCAACCAGCCCAAATCTG GCCGGGCGCGCACCTTTCCCTATGGCCGTTTCCTTGAGTGTGTCTCCTGCACCTCATCAGACATGAGCTGTGAGAGGGGCCGGGAGCAGAGCCTGCAATGCCGCTACCCTGGAGAACAGTGTATTGAGGTGGTGACCCACGACCTGGAAG GAAACACAAAGGATGAGCAACACTCCCGGGGCTGTGGCTACCTTCCTGGCTGCCCAGGCCCCACTGGCTTCCACAACAACCACACTTTCCACTTCCTGAAGTGCTGTAACACCACCAAATGCAACAGGGGCCCAG TCCTGGAGCTTCAAAACCTGCCACCAAATGGCATCCAGTGTTATAGCTGTGAGGGCAACAGCACCCACGGATGTTCCTCCACAGAGACTTCCCTTATCGACTGCCATGGTCCCATGAATCACTGTCTAGAAGCCACGGGCACTAATG GGCTGGAGAGTCAGAGCTACACCGTAAGAGGCTGTGCGACTGCCTCCTGGTGCCAGGGCTCCCACGTGGCGGACGCCTTCAGCCTGACCCATCTCAATGTCTCCTGCTGTTCCAACAGTGGCTGTAACCACCCAGTCCAAGATGGCCAGTACCGCAGTGGTGGTGCCCCCCAccagcctggccctgcccaccTCAGCCTTACCATCACTCTGCTGGTGACCATGAGGCTATGGGGAGGTGTTCTTCTCTGGACCTGA
- the Plaur gene encoding urokinase plasminogen activator surface receptor isoform X3: MGHPLLPPPTLPLLLLLLLQTCIPASWGLRCLHCDSSGCHQVEECALGQDLCRTTVLHIWGSEEELEVVERGCAHSEKTNRTMSYRAGSQIISLTETVCGSNLCNQPKSGRARTFPYGRFLECVSCTSSDMSCERGREQSLQCRYPGEQCIEVVTHDLEGNTKDEQHSRGCGYLPGCPGPTGFHNNHTFHFLKCCNTTKCNRGPGLESQSYTVRGCATASWCQGSHVADAFSLTHLNVSCCSNSGCNHPVQDGQYRSGGAPHQPGPAHLSLTITLLVTMRLWGGVLLWT, from the exons ATGGGCCACCCGTTGCTGCCGCCACCTacgctgccgctgctgctgctgctgctgcttcagaCCTGCATTCCAG cctcctgggGCCTGCGGTGCCTGCACTGTGACAGCAGCGGGTGCCACCAGGTGGAAGAGTGTGCCCTTGGCCAAGACCTCTGCAGAACCACAGTCCTGCACATATGGGGAAG TGAAGAAGAGTTGGAGGTGGTGGAGAGAGGCTGTGCCCACTCAGAGAAAACCAATAGGACCATGAGCTACCGTGCCGGCTCGCAGATCATCAGCCTTACGGAGACCGTGTGTGGATCCAACCTGTGCAACCAGCCCAAATCTG GCCGGGCGCGCACCTTTCCCTATGGCCGTTTCCTTGAGTGTGTCTCCTGCACCTCATCAGACATGAGCTGTGAGAGGGGCCGGGAGCAGAGCCTGCAATGCCGCTACCCTGGAGAACAGTGTATTGAGGTGGTGACCCACGACCTGGAAG GAAACACAAAGGATGAGCAACACTCCCGGGGCTGTGGCTACCTTCCTGGCTGCCCAGGCCCCACTGGCTTCCACAACAACCACACTTTCCACTTCCTGAAGTGCTGTAACACCACCAAATGCAACAGGGGCCCAG GGCTGGAGAGTCAGAGCTACACCGTAAGAGGCTGTGCGACTGCCTCCTGGTGCCAGGGCTCCCACGTGGCGGACGCCTTCAGCCTGACCCATCTCAATGTCTCCTGCTGTTCCAACAGTGGCTGTAACCACCCAGTCCAAGATGGCCAGTACCGCAGTGGTGGTGCCCCCCAccagcctggccctgcccaccTCAGCCTTACCATCACTCTGCTGGTGACCATGAGGCTATGGGGAGGTGTTCTTCTCTGGACCTGA
- the Plaur gene encoding urokinase plasminogen activator surface receptor isoform X4, with translation MGHPLLPPPTLPLLLLLLLQTCIPASWGLRCLHCDSSGCHQVEECALGQDLCRTTVLHIWGSEEELEVVERGCAHSEKTNRTMSYRAGSQIISLTETVCGSNLCNQPKSGNTKDEQHSRGCGYLPGCPGPTGFHNNHTFHFLKCCNTTKCNRGPVLELQNLPPNGIQCYSCEGNSTHGCSSTETSLIDCHGPMNHCLEATGTNGLESQSYTVRGCATASWCQGSHVADAFSLTHLNVSCCSNSGCNHPVQDGQYRSGGAPHQPGPAHLSLTITLLVTMRLWGGVLLWT, from the exons ATGGGCCACCCGTTGCTGCCGCCACCTacgctgccgctgctgctgctgctgctgcttcagaCCTGCATTCCAG cctcctgggGCCTGCGGTGCCTGCACTGTGACAGCAGCGGGTGCCACCAGGTGGAAGAGTGTGCCCTTGGCCAAGACCTCTGCAGAACCACAGTCCTGCACATATGGGGAAG TGAAGAAGAGTTGGAGGTGGTGGAGAGAGGCTGTGCCCACTCAGAGAAAACCAATAGGACCATGAGCTACCGTGCCGGCTCGCAGATCATCAGCCTTACGGAGACCGTGTGTGGATCCAACCTGTGCAACCAGCCCAAATCTG GAAACACAAAGGATGAGCAACACTCCCGGGGCTGTGGCTACCTTCCTGGCTGCCCAGGCCCCACTGGCTTCCACAACAACCACACTTTCCACTTCCTGAAGTGCTGTAACACCACCAAATGCAACAGGGGCCCAG TCCTGGAGCTTCAAAACCTGCCACCAAATGGCATCCAGTGTTATAGCTGTGAGGGCAACAGCACCCACGGATGTTCCTCCACAGAGACTTCCCTTATCGACTGCCATGGTCCCATGAATCACTGTCTAGAAGCCACGGGCACTAATG GGCTGGAGAGTCAGAGCTACACCGTAAGAGGCTGTGCGACTGCCTCCTGGTGCCAGGGCTCCCACGTGGCGGACGCCTTCAGCCTGACCCATCTCAATGTCTCCTGCTGTTCCAACAGTGGCTGTAACCACCCAGTCCAAGATGGCCAGTACCGCAGTGGTGGTGCCCCCCAccagcctggccctgcccaccTCAGCCTTACCATCACTCTGCTGGTGACCATGAGGCTATGGGGAGGTGTTCTTCTCTGGACCTGA